One region of Syntrophobacter fumaroxidans MPOB genomic DNA includes:
- a CDS encoding sulfatase, whose protein sequence is METISESMKSRRHFLKLLSAGAASLSLWPGIGPHITHADAQAVPQGKPNVLMFVLDDMNDWIGCLGGHPDVKTPNIDRLAQRGVLFRNAQCSSPICSPSRASFFTGIRPSTSGIYGNSQAFRKIMPNAVTLPQHFIAHGYRSMGCGKLFHFIKTDSRSWHEFFPSRSMERPFDPVPPNAPLSGLPDVNQFDWGPIDIVDEELGDGKLARWAADALRRRYDRPFFLGVGLLRPHVPLYVPRKYFDMYPPESITLPTVKANDLDDVPPTGVSWAKPERHQLIVEHDQWRKAVAGYLASVSFVDAQVGWVLDALDESPYVNNTVVVLWGDNGWHLGEKLHWTKLTLWEESCRVPLIIALPGLTPPGRKCAKPVSTMDVYPTLNELCDLTPKPELECRSILELLRNPQSDTWDGPPALSTYMPGNHSLRDERYRYIRYNDGTEELYDLKADPMEWNNLLAGGGTGPAGVRDRLSAFLPKFNAPQAPLVHRF, encoded by the coding sequence ATGGAAACCATCTCGGAATCGATGAAAAGCCGGCGGCACTTTCTGAAGCTTCTTTCGGCTGGTGCCGCTTCGCTCAGTCTCTGGCCGGGCATCGGCCCTCATATCACTCATGCCGACGCTCAGGCCGTGCCGCAGGGCAAGCCGAACGTGCTCATGTTCGTCCTCGACGACATGAACGACTGGATCGGATGCCTCGGCGGCCACCCGGACGTCAAGACGCCGAACATCGACCGGCTGGCTCAACGAGGCGTGCTGTTCAGGAACGCCCAATGCTCGTCCCCGATCTGCAGTCCCTCCCGCGCCAGCTTCTTTACCGGAATCCGACCCTCCACGTCCGGCATTTACGGGAACTCCCAGGCTTTTCGCAAGATCATGCCGAATGCGGTGACCCTGCCTCAGCATTTCATCGCGCATGGATACCGCTCAATGGGATGCGGGAAGCTTTTCCATTTCATCAAAACCGATTCGCGGTCCTGGCACGAGTTCTTTCCGTCCAGGAGCATGGAGCGACCGTTCGATCCCGTTCCGCCGAACGCTCCCCTGAGCGGTCTGCCGGATGTCAACCAATTCGATTGGGGTCCCATCGACATTGTCGACGAGGAGTTGGGCGACGGAAAGTTGGCGCGCTGGGCGGCCGATGCCCTCAGGAGACGATATGACCGGCCCTTCTTTCTGGGCGTCGGCCTCCTCAGACCGCATGTCCCCCTGTACGTTCCGCGGAAGTACTTCGACATGTATCCGCCGGAATCGATCACCCTGCCGACGGTGAAAGCAAACGACCTCGACGATGTGCCGCCCACCGGCGTGTCCTGGGCGAAGCCCGAACGGCATCAGTTGATCGTGGAGCACGATCAATGGCGAAAAGCCGTGGCCGGGTACCTGGCCAGCGTCAGCTTCGTGGACGCGCAGGTTGGGTGGGTGCTCGACGCCCTGGACGAAAGCCCCTACGTGAACAACACGGTCGTGGTGCTCTGGGGAGACAACGGGTGGCATCTGGGGGAAAAATTGCACTGGACAAAGCTCACCCTGTGGGAGGAATCGTGCCGGGTGCCCCTCATCATCGCATTGCCGGGCCTCACCCCTCCGGGAAGAAAGTGTGCAAAACCCGTGAGCACCATGGACGTTTACCCCACCCTCAACGAGCTTTGCGACCTGACACCCAAACCGGAACTGGAGTGCCGCAGCATCCTTGAATTGCTGCGGAACCCGCAGTCGGACACATGGGACGGACCCCCTGCTCTCAGCACATATATGCCGGGCAATCACTCTCTTCGCGATGAGCGGTATCGCTACATCCGTTACAACGACGGGACGGAAGAGCTTTACGATCTCAAGGCCGACCCGATGGAATGGAACAACCTTCTGGCGGGCGGGGGGACAGGCCCTGCCGGTGTGAGAGATCGCCTGTCCGCCTTCCTGCCGAAGTTCAACGCGCCCCAGGCGCCCCTGGTGCATCGTTTCTGA
- a CDS encoding anaerobic sulfatase maturase yields MDDISLLIKPSSARCNLQCTYCFYSRVKDLYPEPHTLMTLETAETLIRKTLELGLRENSFCWQGGEPTLMGIGFFQEVVRLQRRYATPGQIIANSLQTNGILLDDRWAEFLAGNSFLVGLSLDGPRECHDHYRTTPSGRGTFDRVMSAAKYLEERGAEFNILTLLSDRNVNRPDELYRFFRRHGFSHLQFVPCVETDHSTGRPFPYSVAVRDLGRFHCILFDLWMKSGFYDVSIRTFEEILIAFIDGVGTSCVMRPQCSSYLVVEHNGDVYPCDFFVYPEWKLGNINEDSYSRIFANPLRKKFAVIKSALPEQCRSCRWLDLCRGDCPRFRPPAENGEAHPSVLCEARKMLFQQMEPHLPRIREEALRIRRRREGAGVTGGVRRNDRCPCGSGMKYKSCCGR; encoded by the coding sequence ATGGACGACATTTCCCTCTTGATAAAGCCTTCTTCAGCCCGGTGCAATCTTCAATGCACGTACTGTTTTTACAGCCGCGTCAAGGACCTGTATCCCGAGCCCCACACGCTGATGACCCTGGAGACCGCGGAAACACTGATCCGAAAAACTCTGGAGCTCGGGCTGCGGGAGAACAGCTTCTGTTGGCAGGGGGGCGAACCGACCCTCATGGGAATCGGTTTCTTCCAAGAGGTTGTACGACTTCAAAGGCGATATGCGACCCCCGGGCAGATCATCGCAAATTCGCTGCAAACCAACGGGATTCTCCTGGATGACAGGTGGGCGGAATTTCTTGCCGGAAACTCCTTTCTCGTGGGCCTCAGCCTGGATGGACCGCGGGAGTGCCACGACCACTACCGCACGACTCCATCGGGCAGGGGCACCTTCGATCGGGTCATGAGCGCGGCAAAATACCTTGAAGAACGGGGGGCGGAATTCAATATCCTGACTCTGCTCTCGGATCGGAACGTCAATCGGCCCGACGAACTGTACCGGTTCTTCCGCAGACACGGCTTTTCTCACCTGCAATTCGTCCCGTGCGTCGAGACGGACCATTCCACGGGGAGACCTTTTCCTTACTCCGTCGCAGTTCGAGACTTGGGCAGGTTCCATTGCATTCTGTTCGATCTCTGGATGAAAAGCGGCTTCTATGACGTCTCGATCCGTACCTTCGAGGAAATACTGATCGCCTTCATCGACGGTGTCGGCACCTCCTGCGTCATGCGCCCGCAATGTTCCTCTTATCTCGTCGTCGAACACAACGGAGACGTTTATCCCTGCGATTTCTTCGTGTACCCCGAATGGAAGCTGGGAAACATCAACGAAGACTCGTATTCCCGGATCTTCGCCAATCCGCTCAGGAAGAAGTTCGCAGTGATCAAATCGGCCTTGCCGGAACAGTGCCGATCCTGTCGCTGGCTGGACCTGTGCCGGGGCGACTGCCCCAGGTTCAGGCCGCCGGCGGAAAATGGGGAAGCGCACCCGAGCGTGTTGTGCGAGGCGAGGAAAATGCTGTTCCAACAAATGGAGCCGCACTTGCCGCGCATCAGGGAAGAAGCGCTTCGGATTCGACGAAGACGGGAGGGCGCCGGGGTCACCGGCGGTGTGCGTAGAAACGACCGGTGCCCGTGCGGCAGCGGCATGAAATACAAATCCTGCTGCGGCCGCTGA